The following proteins come from a genomic window of Eubalaena glacialis isolate mEubGla1 chromosome X, mEubGla1.1.hap2.+ XY, whole genome shotgun sequence:
- the GPKOW gene encoding G-patch domain and KOW motifs-containing protein isoform X2, with product MEPRAGDATDPKGSRRASSAPAWDEGKMADAKDGVLRPAGAFSAPISFSFNRTSARRRLAGDAAPEKDFLKTEKGRELQSVQPSEAPKELVIPLIQNGHLRQPPTQAPGPSTHTEVLVDGMLSQAVKELIEESTKSLEERENAGVDPTLAIPMIQKGCTPNGEGADSEPRAETVPEEADYEAVPVEAYGLAMLRGMGWKPGEGIGRTFNQVVKPRVNSLRPRGLGLGANLTEVQALAPTGPHHLLRPDEEPEKDKEDQPQGLAPGGAVAVLSGPHRGLYGKVEGLDPDNARAMVRLAVGSRMVTVSEYCLRPVSQQEFDKNSLDPSQVSKASPRQQNGTTSSWKALQDQDLHVRQEDSARKRKHHPDRQDAPAAKSEKAAPRSQHWLHRDLRVRFVDKLHKGGQYYNTKMTIEDVLSPDTCVCRTDEGQVLEGLREDMLETLVPKVQGNRVMVVLGPWAGRVGRLLDWDREQSRALVQLQRENRVVELHYDAICQYVGPSDSED from the exons CAAGCAGCGCGCCGGCCTGGGACGAGGGGAAGATGGCGGACGCCAAAGATGGTGTTTTGCGGCCTGCGGGAGCCTTCAGTGCCCCAATTTCATTCAGCTTCAATCGCACGTCCGCCCGGAGACGGCTGGCGGGAGACGCGGCTCCGGAGAAGGATTTCTTGAAGACCGAGAAAGGGAGGGAGCTGCAGAG TGTGCAGCCCTCAGAAGCCCCCAAGGAACTTGTCATCCCGTTGATCCAGAATGGCCATCTCAGGCAGCCACCGACCCAGGCCCCTGGGCCATCCACACATACTGAGGTCTTGGTGGATGGGATGCTGTCCCAGGCTGTGAAGGAGCTCATTGAGG AATCCACGAAGTctctggaggagagagagaatgcgGGTGTCGACCCCACGCTCGCTATCCCCATGATCCAGAAAGGATGCACCCCCAACGGGGAAGGGGCAGACAGCGAACCCCGGGCTGAGACA GTGCCGGAGGAGGCTGATTATGAGGCAGTCCCTGTAGAGGCCTATGGGCTGGCCATGCTGCGGGGCATGGGCTGGAAACCTGGCGAGGGCATCGGCCGTACCTTCAATCA AGTGGTGAAGCCCCGTGTCAACTCACTGAGGCCCAGGGGGTTAGGGCTAGGCGCCAACCTGACTGAGGTCCAGGCCCTGGCCCCCACCGGCCCCCACCACCTGCTGAGGCCAGATGAGGAGCCAGAGAAGGATAAGGAAGACCAGCCTCAAGGACTGGCGCCTGGAGGAGCTGTGGCGGTCCTTTCTGGCCCTCACCGAGGCCTCTATGGGAAG GTGGAAGGCCTCGATCCTGACAATGCTCGGGCCATGGTCCGTCTGGCTGTGGGGAGCCGCATGGTGACAGTTAGTGAGTACTGCCTGCGGCCTGTCTCCCAGCAGGAGTTTGACAAGAACTCCTTGGATCCGA GCCAGGTGAGCAAAGCTTCCCCAAGGCAACAGAACGGAACAACCTCGTCATGGAAGGCCCTTCAGGATCAGGACCTCCACGTCCGGCAGGAGGACTCAGCGAGGAAGCGGAAACACCATCCAGACCG ACAGGATGCGCCTGCAGCCAAGAGTGAGAAAGCAGCTCCCAGGAGTCAGCACTGGCTGCACAGGGACCTGCGTGTGCGGTTTGTGGACAAGCTGCACAAGGGTGGCCAGTATTACAACACCAAG ATGACAATCGAAGATGTCCTGAGCCCAGATACCTGTGTGTGTCGGACAGATGAAGGCCAGGTCCTGGAAG GCCTGAGGGAAGACATGCTGGAGACCCTGGTCCCCAAGGTCCAGGGCAACCGGGTGATGGTGGTGCTGGGGCCATGGGCTGGAAGG GTGGGCCGCCTGCTGGACTGGGACAGAGAGCAGAGCCGGGCTCTTGTGCAGCTGCAGAGAGAGAATCGGGTGGTGGAGCTTCACTATGATGCCATCTGCCAGTACGTGGGCCCCAGCGACTCGGAGGACTGA
- the GPKOW gene encoding G-patch domain and KOW motifs-containing protein isoform X1: MEPRAGDATDPKGSRRASSAPAWDEGKMADAKDGVLRPAGAFSAPISFSFNRTSARRRLAGDAAPEKDFLKTEKGRELQSVQPSEAPKELVIPLIQNGHLRQPPTQAPGPSTHTEVLVDGMLSQAVKELIEESTKSLEERENAGVDPTLAIPMIQKGCTPNGEGADSEPRAETVPEEADYEAVPVEAYGLAMLRGMGWKPGEGIGRTFNQVVKPRVNSLRPRGLGLGANLTEVQALAPTGPHHLLRPDEEPEKDKEDQPQGLAPGGAVAVLSGPHRGLYGKVEGLDPDNARAMVRLAVGSRMVTVSEYCLRPVSQQEFDKNSLDPSQVSKASPRQQNGTTSSWKALQDQDLHVRQEDSARKRKHHPDRWDPEHLRWGQDAPAAKSEKAAPRSQHWLHRDLRVRFVDKLHKGGQYYNTKMTIEDVLSPDTCVCRTDEGQVLEGLREDMLETLVPKVQGNRVMVVLGPWAGRVGRLLDWDREQSRALVQLQRENRVVELHYDAICQYVGPSDSED, translated from the exons CAAGCAGCGCGCCGGCCTGGGACGAGGGGAAGATGGCGGACGCCAAAGATGGTGTTTTGCGGCCTGCGGGAGCCTTCAGTGCCCCAATTTCATTCAGCTTCAATCGCACGTCCGCCCGGAGACGGCTGGCGGGAGACGCGGCTCCGGAGAAGGATTTCTTGAAGACCGAGAAAGGGAGGGAGCTGCAGAG TGTGCAGCCCTCAGAAGCCCCCAAGGAACTTGTCATCCCGTTGATCCAGAATGGCCATCTCAGGCAGCCACCGACCCAGGCCCCTGGGCCATCCACACATACTGAGGTCTTGGTGGATGGGATGCTGTCCCAGGCTGTGAAGGAGCTCATTGAGG AATCCACGAAGTctctggaggagagagagaatgcgGGTGTCGACCCCACGCTCGCTATCCCCATGATCCAGAAAGGATGCACCCCCAACGGGGAAGGGGCAGACAGCGAACCCCGGGCTGAGACA GTGCCGGAGGAGGCTGATTATGAGGCAGTCCCTGTAGAGGCCTATGGGCTGGCCATGCTGCGGGGCATGGGCTGGAAACCTGGCGAGGGCATCGGCCGTACCTTCAATCA AGTGGTGAAGCCCCGTGTCAACTCACTGAGGCCCAGGGGGTTAGGGCTAGGCGCCAACCTGACTGAGGTCCAGGCCCTGGCCCCCACCGGCCCCCACCACCTGCTGAGGCCAGATGAGGAGCCAGAGAAGGATAAGGAAGACCAGCCTCAAGGACTGGCGCCTGGAGGAGCTGTGGCGGTCCTTTCTGGCCCTCACCGAGGCCTCTATGGGAAG GTGGAAGGCCTCGATCCTGACAATGCTCGGGCCATGGTCCGTCTGGCTGTGGGGAGCCGCATGGTGACAGTTAGTGAGTACTGCCTGCGGCCTGTCTCCCAGCAGGAGTTTGACAAGAACTCCTTGGATCCGA GCCAGGTGAGCAAAGCTTCCCCAAGGCAACAGAACGGAACAACCTCGTCATGGAAGGCCCTTCAGGATCAGGACCTCCACGTCCGGCAGGAGGACTCAGCGAGGAAGCGGAAACACCATCCAGACCGGTGGGACCCTGAGCATCTCAGATGGGG ACAGGATGCGCCTGCAGCCAAGAGTGAGAAAGCAGCTCCCAGGAGTCAGCACTGGCTGCACAGGGACCTGCGTGTGCGGTTTGTGGACAAGCTGCACAAGGGTGGCCAGTATTACAACACCAAG ATGACAATCGAAGATGTCCTGAGCCCAGATACCTGTGTGTGTCGGACAGATGAAGGCCAGGTCCTGGAAG GCCTGAGGGAAGACATGCTGGAGACCCTGGTCCCCAAGGTCCAGGGCAACCGGGTGATGGTGGTGCTGGGGCCATGGGCTGGAAGG GTGGGCCGCCTGCTGGACTGGGACAGAGAGCAGAGCCGGGCTCTTGTGCAGCTGCAGAGAGAGAATCGGGTGGTGGAGCTTCACTATGATGCCATCTGCCAGTACGTGGGCCCCAGCGACTCGGAGGACTGA